In the genome of Rhodoferax sp. BAB1, one region contains:
- the thiS gene encoding sulfur carrier protein ThiS: protein MKVIINKHEHELPAGATLLDAITAIEAKPPFAAAVNTQFVPKTQYSQQPLQDGDRVEIISPVTGG, encoded by the coding sequence ATGAAAGTCATCATCAACAAGCACGAACACGAGCTGCCGGCTGGCGCCACGCTGCTCGACGCCATCACGGCCATCGAGGCGAAACCGCCCTTTGCGGCCGCCGTCAACACCCAGTTCGTGCCCAAGACCCAGTACTCGCAACAGCCGCTGCAAGACGGCGACCGCGTCGAAATCATCTCTCCCGTCACCGGCGGATAA
- a CDS encoding thiazole synthase — translation MSNTSDPLILYGETFHSRLLLGTSRYPSPAVLEAAVKLAKPAMLTASLRRQGAVPHESGNQFWELLKALQVPVLPNTAGCHSVQEVITTAQMAREVFETPWIKLELIGDDYTLQPDTLNLVDAADRLIKDGFKVLPYTTEDLVLCQRLVDVGCQAVMPWAAPIGTGKGPVNPYAMRMLRERLNVPMIVDAGLGKPSHACTVMEWGYDGVLLNTAVALAQDPVAMAGAFAAATQAGRDAWRSGAMSEQDAAQPSTPVLGTPFWHHA, via the coding sequence ATGTCCAATACCTCTGATCCCCTGATCCTCTACGGCGAGACTTTCCACAGCCGCCTGCTGCTGGGCACCTCGCGTTACCCCTCGCCGGCCGTGCTCGAAGCTGCCGTCAAGCTCGCCAAGCCTGCCATGCTGACGGCCTCGCTGCGCCGCCAGGGCGCCGTGCCGCACGAGAGCGGCAACCAATTCTGGGAGCTGCTCAAGGCACTCCAGGTGCCGGTGCTGCCCAACACCGCCGGCTGCCACAGCGTGCAGGAAGTCATCACCACCGCGCAGATGGCACGCGAGGTCTTCGAGACGCCCTGGATCAAGCTGGAGCTGATCGGTGACGACTACACCCTGCAGCCCGACACCCTGAACCTGGTGGACGCGGCCGACCGGCTCATCAAGGACGGCTTCAAGGTGCTGCCCTACACCACCGAAGACCTGGTGCTGTGCCAGCGCCTGGTGGACGTGGGCTGCCAGGCCGTCATGCCCTGGGCCGCGCCCATAGGCACGGGCAAGGGCCCGGTGAACCCCTACGCCATGCGCATGCTGCGCGAGCGCCTCAACGTGCCCATGATCGTCGATGCAGGCCTGGGCAAGCCATCCCACGCCTGCACCGTGATGGAATGGGGTTACGACGGTGTGCTGCTGAACACCGCCGTCGCCCTGGCGCAGGATCCGGTGGCCATGGCCGGTGCCTTTGCCGCCGCCACCCAGGCCGGGCGTGACGCCTGGCGCTCGGGCGCCATGAGCGAGCAGGATGCCGCCCAGCCCTCCACGCCCGTGCTGGGCACACCCTTTTGGCACCACGCCTGA
- the thiE gene encoding thiamine phosphate synthase, with protein sequence MTPLTPEAQAIVAAHQNLALPLVGEPALNYSREDAVYRHAKQACLALGFIEIDAECLAQAWLAMTQRTGRFDASAWPDAPADFGLRPWPRTDAFPSCPKALGLYAVLPDAQWVGRVARAGVPTVQLRFKSDDATAVQREVEAAVEAVRGTQALLFINDHWRQAIAAGAYGVHLGQEDMEIADFAAIRNAGLRLGLSSHGYAEMVRADRLSPSYIAMGAVYPTTLKRMATAPQGPGRLAAYVRLMRDVPGVAIGGIDASRLAEVKASGVGSVAVVRAITHAPDLARAADSLMKQWA encoded by the coding sequence ATGACGCCTTTGACTCCCGAAGCGCAGGCCATCGTCGCCGCGCACCAGAACCTGGCCCTGCCCCTCGTCGGCGAGCCTGCCCTGAACTACAGCCGCGAAGACGCGGTCTACCGCCACGCCAAACAGGCCTGCCTGGCCCTGGGTTTCATCGAGATCGACGCCGAGTGCCTGGCGCAGGCCTGGCTGGCCATGACACAGCGCACCGGCCGCTTTGATGCCAGCGCCTGGCCCGATGCGCCGGCCGACTTCGGCCTGCGCCCCTGGCCACGCACCGATGCCTTCCCTTCCTGCCCCAAAGCTTTGGGCCTGTATGCCGTGCTGCCCGACGCCCAGTGGGTGGGCCGCGTGGCGCGCGCCGGCGTGCCCACGGTGCAGCTGCGTTTCAAGTCCGACGATGCCACGGCCGTGCAGCGCGAAGTCGAGGCGGCGGTGGAGGCCGTGCGCGGCACGCAGGCTCTGCTCTTCATCAACGACCACTGGCGCCAGGCCATCGCGGCCGGCGCCTACGGCGTGCATCTGGGCCAGGAAGACATGGAGATCGCCGACTTCGCGGCCATCCGTAACGCCGGCCTGCGACTGGGCCTGTCCAGCCACGGTTATGCCGAGATGGTGCGCGCCGACCGCTTGAGCCCCAGCTACATCGCCATGGGCGCGGTCTACCCCACCACGCTCAAGCGCATGGCCACCGCGCCGCAGGGGCCGGGCCGGCTCGCTGCATATGTACGGCTGATGCGTGATGTCCCGGGTGTGGCCATCGGCGGCATCGACGCAAGCCGGCTGGCGGAGGTCAAGGCCAGCGGGGTCGGCTCGGTGGCCGTGGTCCGTGCCATCACCCACGCGCCGGATCTGGCCCGGGCGGCTGACAGCCTGATGAAACAATGGGCCTGA
- a CDS encoding COG3014 family protein, which yields MNNLKVLVLAVIGLAVSGCANMNYNSKLTNISTGILTGNVKASLDMLEESAGGPDKVAAPSDKEEKNTDKPKADSRKDLLFHMEAGQLKRLAGNTAGSTDSWLLADGFIKTWEDDLKRDPSKLLGDIASLTLNDTMRTYEGRDYEKVMLNVGLALNHIAQNDWDKARVEIRKMHERQALIADYQAKVIEKAKEDAEGKKLKVTSFKELGGYPIETLEDPEVQKLANSYESSFGHYLAGYVYESLGDTSLAAAGYRKAAEMMPNVPLIEAALRDLDRRTAPRVAPQAPVVTPPKAQAGKRPPLRNDRARRNQVQQPPAPVAPAVEVSAPAAPVDNNSLLVDTLIIAEMGLAPAVETQKIALLLPIPCRNGLCPQMIALSWPVVRPVTPAYPTSVKINAQDVPLTFMTSINAMSRRAIYDEMPAIVARTSIRAITKVVAQQAVDESTSRAGAALGPFGSLISIATKVAVAATEVADERTWRTLPDSYYIARAMLPPGKHTMSVNLGGITRQYEFTVAGKYAVTSMRVTGNQLYALSPATTVTSSGAGIGQSGVTAVARTGLEALK from the coding sequence ATGAACAACCTCAAGGTGCTCGTGCTCGCAGTGATCGGGCTGGCCGTTTCCGGCTGCGCGAACATGAACTACAACAGCAAGCTGACCAATATCTCGACCGGGATTCTGACCGGCAATGTCAAGGCCAGCCTCGATATGCTGGAAGAGAGCGCGGGGGGCCCGGACAAGGTGGCGGCCCCCTCCGACAAGGAAGAAAAAAACACCGACAAGCCCAAGGCCGACTCCCGCAAGGACCTGCTCTTCCATATGGAGGCAGGCCAGCTCAAGCGTCTGGCTGGCAACACGGCTGGCAGTACGGACTCCTGGCTGCTGGCCGACGGTTTCATCAAGACCTGGGAAGACGACCTGAAGCGCGACCCCAGCAAGCTGCTGGGTGATATTGCCTCCCTGACACTGAACGACACCATGCGAACCTACGAGGGGCGTGACTATGAGAAGGTCATGCTCAACGTCGGATTGGCACTCAACCATATTGCGCAGAACGACTGGGACAAGGCCCGCGTCGAAATCCGCAAGATGCACGAGCGTCAGGCCCTGATTGCCGACTACCAGGCCAAGGTGATCGAAAAAGCCAAGGAAGATGCCGAAGGCAAGAAACTCAAGGTCACTTCCTTCAAGGAGCTGGGCGGTTATCCCATCGAGACGCTGGAAGACCCGGAGGTGCAGAAACTCGCGAACTCCTACGAGTCCTCCTTCGGCCACTATCTGGCCGGTTATGTGTACGAGAGCCTGGGCGACACTTCGCTGGCGGCTGCGGGCTACCGCAAAGCCGCAGAGATGATGCCCAATGTCCCGCTGATCGAGGCCGCCCTGCGTGACCTGGACCGCCGCACGGCGCCCCGTGTGGCCCCCCAGGCCCCTGTCGTGACGCCGCCCAAGGCCCAGGCGGGCAAACGTCCGCCCCTGCGCAACGACCGCGCCAGGCGCAACCAGGTCCAGCAGCCGCCCGCGCCCGTCGCTCCTGCGGTCGAGGTGAGCGCGCCCGCCGCGCCCGTCGACAACAACTCGCTGCTGGTGGACACCCTGATCATTGCCGAGATGGGACTGGCACCGGCGGTGGAAACCCAGAAGATCGCCCTCTTGCTGCCGATTCCCTGCCGCAACGGCCTGTGCCCGCAGATGATCGCCCTGTCCTGGCCCGTGGTGCGCCCGGTCACGCCGGCCTATCCCACCAGCGTCAAGATCAATGCCCAGGATGTGCCCCTGACCTTCATGACCAGCATCAACGCCATGTCGCGTCGCGCCATCTACGACGAAATGCCGGCCATCGTGGCCCGGACGTCCATCCGTGCCATCACCAAGGTCGTGGCGCAACAGGCGGTCGATGAAAGCACCAGCCGTGCCGGCGCCGCCCTGGGGCCCTTCGGCAGCCTGATCTCCATCGCGACCAAGGTGGCCGTGGCGGCCACGGAAGTGGCCGATGAGCGCACCTGGCGCACCCTGCCGGATTCCTACTACATTGCCCGTGCCATGCTGCCCCCCGGCAAGCACACGATGTCCGTCAACCTGGGCGGCATCACCCGGCAGTATGAGTTCACGGTCGCGGGCAAGTATGCTGTAACCTCCATGCGGGTGACCGGCAATCAGCTCTATGCCCTGAGCCCTGCCACCACCGTGACGTCCAGCGGGGCGGGGATCGGCCAGAGCGGGGTGACGGCCGTGGCCCGTACCGGCCTGGAAGCCTTAAAGTAA
- a CDS encoding YcfL family protein has translation MKKFILMIAGAVLASASLMSQAQQADTIESKIEQMGTPKYLKVTALSARTRNKQLVLNFTIRNTDDRDNNAYYRVRWLDESGDRVWDDEPWKPMLFHGNQNVQVRAVAPTTKAKDFMIEFSAEANRRN, from the coding sequence ATGAAAAAATTCATTCTCATGATCGCTGGCGCAGTGCTGGCGAGTGCCAGCCTGATGAGCCAGGCCCAGCAGGCCGACACCATCGAGTCCAAGATCGAGCAGATGGGGACACCCAAGTACCTCAAGGTCACGGCCTTGAGCGCCCGCACCAGGAACAAGCAGCTCGTCCTGAATTTCACCATCAGGAATACGGACGATCGCGACAACAACGCCTACTACCGCGTGCGCTGGCTGGACGAGTCCGGCGATCGTGTCTGGGACGATGAGCCCTGGAAGCCGATGCTGTTCCACGGCAACCAGAATGTCCAGGTCCGTGCCGTGGCGCCGACCACCAAGGCCAAGGACTTCATGATCGAGTTCAGCGCCGAAGCAAACCGCCGAAACTGA
- the lpoB gene encoding penicillin-binding protein activator LpoB, whose product MNRIFKLVSSLFFAALLFGCAATTPTVGGSVSYGNATDVEQVTSDFGSTDLQLMAEKMARSLSEFSAESYKDKPLVTVANVKNKTNEYIDTRSITDSIKTQILKSRALRFAVDIADMQNQTDELTRQNNSGLYKRSSTARVGQMQAAKYRVEGTLTSIVKRNSSLKDVYYKFTLQMTDVESGEVVWMDEKEIRKVAQR is encoded by the coding sequence ATGAACCGGATTTTCAAGCTTGTCAGTTCCCTGTTTTTCGCCGCACTGCTCTTCGGTTGTGCTGCAACGACCCCGACCGTTGGAGGTTCCGTCTCCTACGGCAACGCGACCGACGTCGAACAGGTGACCAGTGATTTCGGATCGACCGATCTGCAGCTGATGGCCGAAAAGATGGCCCGCTCGCTGTCTGAATTCTCGGCCGAGAGTTATAAGGACAAGCCGCTGGTGACCGTGGCCAACGTCAAGAACAAGACCAACGAGTACATCGACACGCGTTCGATCACCGACTCCATCAAGACCCAGATCCTGAAGAGCCGCGCACTGCGTTTTGCCGTTGACATTGCCGACATGCAGAACCAGACCGACGAACTGACCCGCCAGAACAACAGCGGGCTGTACAAGCGCTCTTCCACCGCCAGGGTGGGCCAGATGCAGGCCGCCAAATACCGTGTCGAGGGCACGCTGACCTCCATCGTCAAGCGCAACAGCAGCCTGAAGGACGTCTATTACAAGTTCACCCTGCAGATGACCGACGTCGAGTCGGGCGAAGTGGTCTGGATGGACGAGAAGGAAATCCGCAAGGTGGCGCAGCGCTGA
- a CDS encoding penicillin-binding protein activator LpoB, which produces MMIPRIQQNLLRTTCLAGLSLLLATQPVWAQDSSRRVESRATASKSSTQNLPRVAVTDLSYEEKVSQHFIKYDRSSSSSASQGASGGPGGYSGNSQMQAQTNERLETGTETLIDRGELRKFTGDVKGEIIKSRKFRLTQGRPWLKKDTDTLYDIIARIKDGYYPNADYVMFGTVTSVDARKEASPIQGSSAVNHVLAFELLVEFSVINTKTYEIIAAFSARGEGSDARLVSGHGGGSYTLSRSKALGEMSRSLGQAAAAELVSQLDQPDATETKATVRKEEQEEKVINFR; this is translated from the coding sequence ATGATGATTCCACGTATTCAACAGAACCTGCTCAGAACGACCTGTCTGGCTGGCCTCTCTCTTCTTCTGGCGACCCAACCCGTTTGGGCCCAGGACAGCAGCAGGCGAGTCGAGAGCCGGGCGACGGCCAGCAAGTCCAGCACGCAAAACCTGCCCAGGGTGGCCGTCACCGACCTCTCCTACGAGGAAAAGGTCTCGCAGCATTTCATCAAGTACGACCGCAGCAGCAGCAGCTCTGCCTCGCAGGGTGCCAGCGGCGGGCCCGGCGGCTATTCCGGCAACAGCCAGATGCAGGCCCAGACCAATGAGCGGCTGGAAACAGGAACGGAAACCCTGATCGATCGCGGCGAACTGCGCAAGTTCACCGGCGACGTCAAGGGCGAGATCATCAAGTCGCGCAAGTTTCGCCTGACGCAGGGCCGCCCCTGGCTCAAGAAGGATACCGACACCCTGTACGACATCATCGCGCGCATCAAGGATGGCTACTATCCCAACGCGGATTACGTCATGTTCGGCACGGTCACATCGGTTGATGCCCGCAAGGAAGCCAGCCCGATCCAGGGCTCCAGCGCCGTCAACCATGTCCTCGCGTTTGAACTGCTGGTCGAGTTTTCGGTGATCAACACCAAGACCTATGAAATCATCGCCGCCTTCTCTGCGCGTGGCGAGGGCTCGGACGCCCGGCTGGTCAGCGGCCACGGCGGCGGCTCCTACACCCTGAGCCGCAGCAAGGCCCTGGGCGAGATGTCGCGCTCCCTGGGCCAGGCGGCGGCGGCCGAACTGGTCTCCCAGCTGGATCAGCCCGACGCTACGGAAACCAAGGCGACGGTCCGCAAAGAAGAGCAAGAGGAAAAAGTCATCAACTTCCGCTGA
- a CDS encoding outer membrane beta-barrel protein — protein sequence MNKTKLLITCLSLGVASIAAAADESTRKVYTPGASSEPSNVYIGFSLGQSRSKLTTTLSSNNDLAYGLMAGYRFNRNFSAEVAYVDLGEVSTNGTVKGTTDSVSIAGLGSLAMSNSTSVFGKFGVAQTKTSWSAAPAAGVATSQKKTGLLVGTGLMFDVARNTELRLSYDRYFVGSDDPATGNAQVLSLAAAFRF from the coding sequence ATGAATAAAACCAAACTTCTGATCACCTGCCTGAGTCTGGGCGTGGCCTCGATCGCAGCCGCAGCGGATGAGAGCACCCGCAAGGTCTACACACCCGGCGCCTCCAGTGAGCCGTCCAACGTGTACATCGGCTTCAGCCTCGGCCAGAGCCGCTCCAAGCTGACGACCACACTCAGCAGCAACAATGACCTGGCCTACGGTCTGATGGCCGGCTACCGATTCAACCGGAACTTCTCCGCCGAAGTGGCCTATGTCGACCTGGGCGAGGTCTCCACCAACGGAACTGTCAAGGGCACGACGGACAGCGTCAGCATCGCCGGTCTCGGTTCGCTGGCCATGAGCAACAGCACGTCCGTCTTCGGCAAGTTTGGCGTGGCACAAACCAAGACCAGCTGGTCGGCAGCACCTGCTGCGGGTGTTGCCACATCGCAGAAAAAGACGGGCCTGCTGGTCGGCACCGGCCTGATGTTCGACGTTGCCAGGAACACCGAACTACGGTTGTCCTACGATCGTTATTTCGTCGGTTCGGACGATCCGGCGACAGGCAATGCCCAGGTCCTGTCCCTGGCCGCCGCGTTCCGCTTCTGA
- a CDS encoding Crp/Fnr family transcriptional regulator, producing MNTFNPLAQNSAVNGLITAIARNTEDGVLAKHLGAQSWYIVADHLRPHQYERGHLLISQGAQDRNLYFLESGNLKVDVKTASGLMQLAILGPGTVVGEGSFFSRLPRSATVVAYSSCKVWAMSPEDFEALGKKHPTVALSLAMALGAIVALRMVDVSRRITVT from the coding sequence ATGAATACCTTCAATCCGCTAGCGCAGAACAGTGCTGTCAACGGCCTCATCACGGCCATCGCGCGCAATACCGAGGATGGCGTGCTCGCCAAGCATCTGGGGGCGCAGTCCTGGTACATCGTGGCGGATCACCTGCGCCCGCACCAGTACGAGCGAGGCCACCTGCTGATCTCGCAGGGCGCGCAGGACCGCAACCTCTACTTCCTGGAGTCCGGCAACCTCAAGGTGGACGTCAAGACCGCCAGCGGCCTGATGCAACTGGCCATCCTGGGGCCGGGTACCGTGGTGGGCGAGGGCAGCTTCTTCTCGCGCCTGCCGCGCAGCGCCACGGTGGTCGCCTACAGCAGTTGCAAGGTCTGGGCCATGAGCCCGGAGGATTTCGAGGCCCTGGGCAAGAAGCACCCCACGGTGGCGCTTTCACTCGCCATGGCGCTGGGTGCCATCGTGGCCTTGCGCATGGTCGACGTCAGCCGGCGTATCACCGTGACCTGA
- a CDS encoding diguanylate cyclase: MNHRSLLRILVSGVLVLALMLGWLLYQSHGAAVNRAIDNADNLAGALHGQFTATLRRIDANLYSIAAQLPAAALNRQAVPRYRAQLEATLQSYTRNFPEVGAYFVWDGEGDFLYDTTSMTPASQRRSIAMRAGFQLLKRDPQATIAFSDSIRGIVTGQQSVAVYVPVRDAGGRLQAVLTATLNLEQIARGFGQLQIPVGSVIFMRRSDDHKLVIRHPNIEGELNKPVRNVIQQRIDAGEVGGRDRFRAVTDGEYRLYGFRKLDSYPFYLVVGLAERGALADWRRNAVIVVSGLLLMTLALGFALWRVNRIERLRLDAQREALQAHELLQEAIDSLSAGIIIYDANDRLVMRNQAVLNLYSTLQDVIVPGKTFEEITRAGVERGIFVEAKGREEQWVAERTLRHRFPDGKSHELPLDNGHWLLFSEHRTPGGYIVGSRIDITERKKMEADLREQASTDALTGLPNRRHFLHRLEDELERVRRRTTREACVLMLDLDHFKRVNDQYGHAAGDSLLRHFANLLRHELRATDTAGRMGGEEFAVILPGSGLQAAQGFAERICDKLAEHPMSFGRQEVGITVSIGIASIMDEDLSADAVLSRADLALYQAKDGGRNRVEFADKPA; the protein is encoded by the coding sequence ATGAATCATCGATCCCTGCTACGGATCCTGGTCTCAGGCGTGCTCGTGCTTGCCCTGATGCTGGGCTGGTTGCTGTACCAGAGTCATGGCGCGGCGGTCAACCGCGCCATCGACAATGCCGACAACCTGGCCGGGGCGCTTCATGGCCAGTTCACGGCCACCTTGCGGCGCATCGATGCCAATCTGTACAGCATCGCGGCCCAACTGCCAGCGGCAGCGCTGAACCGGCAGGCCGTACCGCGTTACCGCGCACAACTCGAAGCCACCCTGCAGTCGTATACCCGCAATTTCCCCGAAGTTGGGGCCTATTTCGTCTGGGATGGCGAGGGTGACTTTCTCTACGACACAACGTCGATGACGCCAGCCTCACAGCGCCGCAGCATCGCCATGCGGGCCGGGTTCCAGTTGCTCAAGCGCGACCCGCAGGCGACCATCGCCTTTTCCGACTCGATACGCGGCATCGTCACCGGCCAGCAATCGGTCGCGGTTTATGTGCCCGTGCGCGATGCCGGCGGACGGCTGCAGGCGGTGCTGACCGCCACCCTGAACCTGGAACAGATTGCCCGGGGCTTCGGGCAGTTGCAGATCCCGGTCGGCAGCGTGATTTTCATGCGACGCAGCGACGACCACAAGCTGGTCATCCGTCATCCGAACATCGAAGGCGAGCTCAACAAGCCCGTGCGCAATGTCATCCAGCAGCGCATCGACGCCGGCGAGGTGGGCGGTCGCGACCGTTTCCGGGCCGTGACCGACGGCGAGTACCGCCTCTATGGTTTTCGCAAGCTCGACAGCTACCCCTTCTATCTGGTGGTCGGGCTGGCCGAGCGCGGCGCCCTGGCCGACTGGCGCCGCAACGCCGTGATCGTGGTGTCCGGCCTGCTGCTCATGACGCTGGCGCTGGGGTTTGCGCTGTGGCGGGTGAACCGCATCGAACGCCTGCGGCTGGACGCGCAGCGGGAGGCCCTGCAGGCGCATGAATTGCTCCAGGAAGCGATCGACAGCCTGTCGGCGGGGATCATCATCTATGACGCGAACGACCGGCTGGTGATGCGTAACCAGGCGGTGCTGAACCTCTACAGCACTCTCCAGGACGTGATCGTTCCTGGCAAGACCTTCGAAGAGATCACCCGGGCTGGTGTCGAGCGCGGCATCTTCGTGGAGGCGAAGGGAAGGGAAGAACAATGGGTGGCAGAGCGGACACTGCGGCACAGGTTTCCCGACGGCAAGTCGCATGAACTGCCACTGGACAACGGTCATTGGCTGCTGTTCAGTGAACATCGCACGCCGGGCGGTTATATCGTCGGCAGCCGCATCGATATCACCGAGCGCAAGAAGATGGAGGCGGACCTGCGTGAGCAGGCCAGTACCGATGCCCTCACCGGCTTGCCCAACCGGCGCCATTTCCTGCATCGGCTGGAGGATGAACTGGAGCGGGTGCGCCGCCGCACCACGCGCGAAGCCTGCGTGCTGATGCTGGACCTCGACCATTTCAAGCGCGTCAACGACCAGTACGGCCATGCCGCCGGCGACAGCCTGCTGCGCCATTTTGCCAACCTGCTGCGTCACGAACTGCGTGCCACCGACACCGCCGGCCGCATGGGCGGTGAGGAATTTGCCGTCATCCTGCCAGGCAGCGGTCTGCAGGCCGCCCAGGGTTTTGCCGAGCGTATCTGCGACAAGCTGGCCGAGCATCCCATGAGTTTCGGACGCCAGGAGGTCGGTATCACGGTCAGCATCGGCATTGCCTCCATCATGGACGAGGACCTGTCGGCCGACGCCGTGCTGTCGCGTGCCGACCTGGCGCTCTACCAGGCCAAGGATGGCGGCCGCAACCGCGTCGAGTTCGCGGACAAGCCCGCTTGA